The following DNA comes from Chitinophaga nivalis.
TGCTATATATTACAGGCCTCCGGTTACCGGAGGCCTGTTTGTTTTCTGGATTTATTGTAAATTCCATCGGAGATTTTTTTATATGAAAAGATGGTTGATATGGTTATGTAGCTGCTGTTGGCCTGTTATTACGCAGGCACAGCTGGTATCTCCGGAGGAAGCCAGGCAGGATATGACCCAGTTGATACAAACGCTGAAAACGAGCCATCCTGCACTGTATCGCTTTACGCCCAAAGCAGTGCTGGACCGGAAATTCGACAGCCTTTTACAGCGATGTAATAAACCGATGCCGAAGCAGGCATTTTTACTGATGGTCACGGCTGCGGTGACGGCTGTCCGGGATGGGCATACGTTGTTATTGGCTGGCGGAGAAACAACTGCTGCTACCCGGTATGTACCTTTTGAGATCCGGCTGGTAGGAGGGAAGGCCTATGTGTTCAATAATTACAGCAATGATCCGGCTTTAAAGCCGGGTAGTGAAATCCTGGCGATCAATAAAGCTCCCATGCCGGGATTGGTGAACCGGATGCTGGCTACTTTTTCTGCAGATGGCTATAACCAGACCATTAAATCCTATTTGCTGGGACATTGGTTCCGGGAGCGCTACCAGGAGATGTTTGCCGCTGAAGATAGTATTACCTTACAGTTGCGAGGTTACCAGCAGACCAGCATTACCACGCTGCGGATTCCTTTGATGACGTTGCAACAGATGTCGTCGGCCTATCAGCTGCACCAGGATTATATTTACCGGGATGATCTGCCGGTAGGACAACCTTATATCAGCGTTTATAATCTGGACCACGACGCGCGGGTATTATCGATAAGGGGATTTACAGATGATTCCACCTTGTTTAACCATCAGTTGGATGAAATATTTACCCGGATACAACTGGACAATGTGAAAGAGCTTATTATAGACCTGCGCAGAAGTGATGGAGGTGCGCCGGATTATGCGGCGGACCTGTTTTGCCGGCTGGGTGATACGGCTTTTCCCCGGCTATATGAACGGGAAATGGCGGCCGCTGTATACCGTGATAGCCTGCCGTATAGGTCGCTGCTGCGGATTGCGCCCAATGGCAACTGCCTGATACAGGATACATTGCCGCGTTTTAGACACCATTACGGGCACGCCTATCTGAAATTAAAAGAACGTCCTTTTACCGGCAAAGTGCATGTGCTGATCAGTGGCGGTACCAATGCTGCCGGTGTGCAGTTTGCTGCTTTGGTAAAACACCGCAAACGCGGAATATTGTATGGTGAGGAAGCGGGTAGTTATTTACAGAGTTGTGTAGGAGAAGAAGGGAAAATATTGGTATTAAAGCATTCGGGGATAAGCATACATACACCGCTTTACCGGCTATGGTTTAATAATGGGAAGGGATACAACCGGAACCGTGAAGAAATATTACATCCGGATTATGCCGTGGCATTGGTTTTAAAGGAACTGATGGAAGGCACCGATACACAGCTGTCTTTCGTAAAGAAAAAAATATTGGCGGACCGGGCAAAGGCTGCTGCTGCCGGTCCGCCGGAAAATTAAAATCCGATAGTCAGGCCTGCAAAGAAATTGAAGCCGGCCATCGGCGTATAATAAGTATCGTAGTTAATACGGTTGCTGGCCGGATCGAAGGAGCGGTAAGCGCTGCCACCGGGTTCATATTTCCGGTCGAAAATATTGTTCAGCAGCAATTGTACACCCAGCTCGCGGAATAACGGTTGCGGTACTACGTAGTGAAACCGCAGGTTACTCACAAAATACGGATCCAGACTGGCGGCATCAGCAGAGGTATTGTCCAGGTACTGCCGGCTTACATATCTGCCCAGCAGGTCTATGGTAAGACCGCTGACAGGTTTGGCAGTTAACGTATATCCCCCTACGAAAGCCGGTGAATAAGAGATATTCGCTTTGTTATACCGGGTGGTATAGCTTTTTCCTGCCCCATCATAGGTAACGGCATCATAGTCGAGTACTTTGTTCTCGCTCAATGCTGCGTTGGCGGCAATAGTGAACACCGGGCTCAGTTTTACCTGTCCGCTTACTTCCACCCCCATACGGTAGCTTTTAGGAATGTTGGTGCGAACGAAGGCGCCTACATCCGTGAGCGCACCGGTTTGTACCAGCTGGTTTTTGTAATTCATATAGTAGATGTTACCCTGTATGGCTACTTTTCGGTTACTCCAGGAATAACCGGCTTCCACGTCGCGGAGTACTTCCGGTTTGGGTTCCGTAGCGCCATAGTTGGATTCAAAATCTACCCGGTTAGGTTCCTTGTTGGCCACAGCGATGGAGGCAAATACCCGGCTGGCCGGATTGATGGCGTAGGAGATCCCTGCTTTGGGATTGAAGAAGTGATAGGTCACATGCGGCATATAACGGGGGGCTTTTTCAAAGCCATCCATATTATATATCACATTACGGTATTGCAGATCAGCGAACAGACGGAGGGCTTCCGTGATCTTGTATTCCCCTTTCCAGTATACGTTGAAGTCATTTTTCTCTGCCGCATAGCGGTAGTATTCATGATCTTTGTTGATGCCTGTTTTGGCCCAGATAACAGTGCCATAATGATCGCCTTCATAGCGGTTCCAGCCGCCACCCAGGCTCCAGTTGAAGGTAGTGCCGGTACGGTTGACGGAGAAGATACCACCATAGAAATAATTGCTCAGCCACAGCTGCCGTACCAGATCAGTGGTATAGACGCCGGCGCCGTTGATTTCATACGGAGGAAGACCATAACTGCTAAGAGAATCGCTGCTTCTGTATTGCTCATAGTAACCGCGGCCGCGGGTCATATGCAGGGCTACGTTGAAGTTCAGGTTGGTATTGATTTCCTGGTTCAGGAACAGCTGGTAATGGTCTTGCTGGTAGTTATCGGTTTCATTGTTATAGGCGCTGTCGGTAGCGGCGTTGATGATACCGGCAGAATTGTAGGTTCTGCGGGTTTTCAGGTATGTGGCAGGTACGCCATTCCAGGCCTGGTAGGTTTTTTCCTTACCGGAAAATACATTGAGGCGGACCGCTGTTTTTTTGGAGATGTAGGCAGCGGACGTATAAAAGGAGCGGAGATCAGCCGTAGCGCGGTCTATGTAGCCATCAGACGATATTTTGGATAACCGGGCATCGATGGTGAAGTGATCGTTGATCAGGCCGGAACCGGCTTTCACCGTATGTTTCCAGCTGTTGAAAGAACCGTAGCTGTTGCTGATTTCACCGTAGGCTTTTTCGTTGAATTCGTTGGTGCTGAGGTTCAGCGTAGCGCCGAATGCGCCGGCACCGTTGGTGGAAGTACCTACGCCGCGTTGCAGCTCAATACTGTTCACGGAAGAGGCGAAGTCGGGCATATTGACAAAGAAGGTACCCTGCGATTCTGCATCATTTACCGGAATCCCGTTTACGGTTACGTTGATGCGGGTGAGGTCGGAGCCACGTACCCGCATGCCGGTGTAGCCGATGCCGGTACCTGCGTCGGAGGTGGTTACCACGCCGGGTTGCTGACCTAACAGCATCGGCAGGTCTTGCCCCAGGTTTTCTTTTTTAATCTCTTCTTTGGTGAGCGTGCTGTTCACGAACGGCGCATTTTTGCCTGCACGCAGACTGCTGATTTCTACGGGCTTTACAAAGAGGCCGGTTTCTTCCAGTACAATATCCAGCTGCTTGCTGGAGCCTGCCTGTACAGGGAGACTTACCGGTTTGAATCCGATGTAGCGGGCCAGTAAGGTATGGTTGCCTTTCTTTGGCAGCGTTATGCTGTAGTGGCCTTTGTTATCGGTGAGTACGCCGCTTTGCTGCAGGGTGATGGTCACTCCTTCCAGTGGCTGACCGTTGGCTTTATTGGTGACAGTGCCGGTAATAAGGGATTGGGCATGTAAAGTGCCTGCTATGCCTAGCAGCACTAAAAACAGTAATCGTTTCATTGAAATAAATATGTTTTCGTTCTCATATTCCTAACCAGCATTACCTGGTCAAGGTTCATTGGGTGTGATCTCAGCCTGATAAGTAAGGCACCCCATGTAGTGATTCTTTGCAAAGGTATACTTGTGGGAATGAAATGCGGAAATAATTTTTCCGGAAGATGTTTTTTGCGTAATTTCCGATAGTACTTCTCTTAGTCATCGTAAATAAATTTTTAACCTTTTAAATCTTTATTACTGATGATTAAACTTCAGTTAATCGGGCACCTTGGCCGGGACGTTGTTAAAAGAGAAATCAATGGTGTGACTGTTTTCAGCTTTCCGGTGGCAGTAAACGAGCGCTTCAAAAATGCGCTGGGTATATTGCAGGAGAGAACCACCTGGGTCGATTGTTCTTTATGGGACCGCGAAAACCTGGCACCTTATTTAAATCAGGGTGTGATGGTGTATGTAGAGGGTTCTCCGAGGGTGGAGGCGTATGTAAGCAATACGACCGGGGCTTTATCAGGTGCTTTGCGGTTACGGGTTTCCCAGTTACAGTTACTCAGCCGTAAAGACGAAGAAAAACGGAAAGCAGCAGTGGCAGAAGCACCGCTGGTACCAGAAACAGATCCCGTTGAGGAACAGCCCGCTGACGACCTTCCTTTCTGATGTTTACAAGCATTCCAATATGAAAGCCAACCGCTTATGGTTGGCTTTTTTCTGTTTTTTTAGAAAAAGATTTGGCAGTGTTTAAAATAATACTATCTTTGCACCCTCATTGCGAGGTAGAGCAGAGGTAGCTCGTCGGGCTCATAACCCGAAGGTCAGTGGTTCGAATCCGCTCCTCGCTACAAATACAGCGTCAAAAGCGCTTTAAAAAAACCAGGAGCCGAAGAAATTCGGCTCTTTTTATTTCCGTAAGTTTGAGTTGTGAATGCAACCATAGGAGGTCTCAATTATCATCATGCATAAAGCAGGTTTTGTAAATATTTTCGGTAAGCCCAATGCGGGTAAAAGCACATTGCTGAACGCTATTATCGGCGAAAAGCTGGCTATTATATCCCCCAAGGTGCAAACCACCCGGCATCGTATTACAGGGGTCCTGACGGAGCCGGGGTACCAGATTGTTTTTTCGGATACGCCTGGTATTATTGATCCGAAGTACAAACTGCACGAGAAAATGATGGGCGCCGTGAAATCGGCCCTGGAAGATGCAGATGTGGCATTGCTGATTATGGATGCCAAAGATTCGCTGGAAGAAA
Coding sequences within:
- a CDS encoding single-stranded DNA-binding protein — protein: MIKLQLIGHLGRDVVKREINGVTVFSFPVAVNERFKNALGILQERTTWVDCSLWDRENLAPYLNQGVMVYVEGSPRVEAYVSNTTGALSGALRLRVSQLQLLSRKDEEKRKAAVAEAPLVPETDPVEEQPADDLPF
- a CDS encoding S41 family peptidase; protein product: MKRWLIWLCSCCWPVITQAQLVSPEEARQDMTQLIQTLKTSHPALYRFTPKAVLDRKFDSLLQRCNKPMPKQAFLLMVTAAVTAVRDGHTLLLAGGETTAATRYVPFEIRLVGGKAYVFNNYSNDPALKPGSEILAINKAPMPGLVNRMLATFSADGYNQTIKSYLLGHWFRERYQEMFAAEDSITLQLRGYQQTSITTLRIPLMTLQQMSSAYQLHQDYIYRDDLPVGQPYISVYNLDHDARVLSIRGFTDDSTLFNHQLDEIFTRIQLDNVKELIIDLRRSDGGAPDYAADLFCRLGDTAFPRLYEREMAAAVYRDSLPYRSLLRIAPNGNCLIQDTLPRFRHHYGHAYLKLKERPFTGKVHVLISGGTNAAGVQFAALVKHRKRGILYGEEAGSYLQSCVGEEGKILVLKHSGISIHTPLYRLWFNNGKGYNRNREEILHPDYAVALVLKELMEGTDTQLSFVKKKILADRAKAAAAGPPEN
- a CDS encoding TonB-dependent receptor, which encodes MKRLLFLVLLGIAGTLHAQSLITGTVTNKANGQPLEGVTITLQQSGVLTDNKGHYSITLPKKGNHTLLARYIGFKPVSLPVQAGSSKQLDIVLEETGLFVKPVEISSLRAGKNAPFVNSTLTKEEIKKENLGQDLPMLLGQQPGVVTTSDAGTGIGYTGMRVRGSDLTRINVTVNGIPVNDAESQGTFFVNMPDFASSVNSIELQRGVGTSTNGAGAFGATLNLSTNEFNEKAYGEISNSYGSFNSWKHTVKAGSGLINDHFTIDARLSKISSDGYIDRATADLRSFYTSAAYISKKTAVRLNVFSGKEKTYQAWNGVPATYLKTRRTYNSAGIINAATDSAYNNETDNYQQDHYQLFLNQEINTNLNFNVALHMTRGRGYYEQYRSSDSLSSYGLPPYEINGAGVYTTDLVRQLWLSNYFYGGIFSVNRTGTTFNWSLGGGWNRYEGDHYGTVIWAKTGINKDHEYYRYAAEKNDFNVYWKGEYKITEALRLFADLQYRNVIYNMDGFEKAPRYMPHVTYHFFNPKAGISYAINPASRVFASIAVANKEPNRVDFESNYGATEPKPEVLRDVEAGYSWSNRKVAIQGNIYYMNYKNQLVQTGALTDVGAFVRTNIPKSYRMGVEVSGQVKLSPVFTIAANAALSENKVLDYDAVTYDGAGKSYTTRYNKANISYSPAFVGGYTLTAKPVSGLTIDLLGRYVSRQYLDNTSADAASLDPYFVSNLRFHYVVPQPLFRELGVQLLLNNIFDRKYEPGGSAYRSFDPASNRINYDTYYTPMAGFNFFAGLTIGF